The Triplophysa dalaica isolate WHDGS20190420 chromosome 20, ASM1584641v1, whole genome shotgun sequence genome segment GTACCAGCCCCCCTTTTTATACTGCACACCACCTAAAAATCTGCCTTAACAAATGTGTGGGTCACAGAGCGCCTAGCCAGCAACTGCGTAGCAAACGTGCATAATCCTGCAAACTTCAAATTGCTCCACACCTAACTACGCAAACATTTGTTGATATAGAAAACACAGGAAAAGAGCAACTGATAACACAAACCATGAGGTGGGTTCACGTGTTCGGTGCATTCTCTCCGTTTTGGTTAACGCTGATGGTTAGCAATGGTTTGGTGTGTTTGTTAAAATTTGTCTGATCCTGCAGCTGCGTCGTTCTGCTCAGCTTACAGTAATGCCTGGACGCGGCTAACGCGTTAGCTTTCTGACCGGGGTTAACAAACTCCCTGCAAAATATTCAAATCGCCCATCACCAAAAGCAGGCAAATAAAGACACGTATATCCGGCTCTTCTGCTTAGTAATGACGCGCGGTCAATAAAATAGCACAACTTCGCGCATAACTAATATATTGCGTTACTTTCTTTATGTTAAACGACGCTAAAGGgagaaacacaaagaaaatacaaCTTCCGTGTTGCGCGCTTCCTGTGAGCGACATAACGGGGCCGGCCTGAAACGTGGGAACCAAAATTAGTTCCGCCAGTGATTACGCGAGACCTAGTTCGCGCACATTGCTATACTCGGATATGTCCAACAAAATGACACCGCGAGGCACGAGACGGCATTACTTTGAGTAGTATGTAATGTTACATGacaggttaaaagtgaaaaagcTCAAGCTGTCACAGCTTGATATAGGGTAAATATCACCTCATATTATCGGCTCTCAAAGGAAATGCAATTCAGTGAACGTTAAAGGTTGCATAacgtgtttttaaaaatgaaacggAATCTTGCCTGTGTACCCACATCTCCTGATTTATGTGTCTGTTTCCTCTCATGACTAACGTTAAACTGTTAAACAGTATGTGAAAAAACTAAGGGATGGAGTCAGCAGGTTGTAGGGTTTTTGACTGGTTTGATAGTTAAAATTATTCATCTTAAGTAGGTTAACATACGGTATACTCGTATTCAAATAGGTCTGAACTCCTGCTGCGAAAATTACCATTTTAACCCCACTAATGCCCTTATGTTACATATATACACtttcttaattttgtttaatgaGAATCACCACTTAAGAAACCGTGTATGGCTAATTGTCTAAGCATAATGCTTCCCCGTTTTACCTTTAACGTCCACAATATGGGACACTGCTGCCATTTGCACAAGCGATTTTGTTTTGCTATCTTTATTCAAAGCAACATACAAAGATAATATTATGAAGCACACCACCCTTAACTTGTAATTAACTGTCAAGCGAAATCCTTTCTCACTTATTTGTTGACAGGTTTTCCCTGTAGTTCAAAGCATGCTAACAGGCTAAAATCATCAAAGGTACGGTATATCGACAGTACGTACACAATGCAAGTATTACGGTAGATCGACATATAAAACGCGcccatttttatatatttttattaacaatcaCACAATTGACCAGTTTCGCATCTATCTGCTAGCCCAGATAGCTAACGTTAACCAGCAGATACTTTCACACACGATAATCCTGTTGCTCTACTCAATAGACTAACGTTAGTTTTAATGACTCGGCGATAACAAGTAAAGTGCAATATCgcaataaaataaaggaaacagTACGCGGCGTGGTAACTATCTAAATTAACACATAGTTTTCGGGCTTTCGGTGTATGTAAATGCCCTGGTGACGGATGGTACATGGACCGGAGCTGGCTAAAAACATGGCTTACCCATTTACCAAGGACATAAACACTCATGCATCACAcgaaactaaaaaaaaacagagagagtgtgcttaaaagtaacacaaaagtAGACAGCATAACACAACGTTAACGAAAGGTGCACAAGCTTGCGTTTTTAACGCTGCGTATCAAAAACGCAACAGTACGTAGGAAGCTAGCAGCAGATTCATTTCGGCCGATAGATTGCCACTCACTTCGCTAAATGGACTAAGAAGGCGGCCCGACTATGCTAGGGCTATTTATCTGGaagtatgttttaaacagattcATACTGTATTTAACACTCACCTAAAATTCGCTTCTAACGTCCTCTTACATGATCGCAACAATCCTCCCGATAATAATCGCTGGGGTCCGTTTCATTTCATTAAGCTAGCTTTGGCTAGGCAGGGTTTACTAGTTTGTTGTTGATGGGGGAAGTGCTGTCTAGCGGGCAAACGTATGCTAAACTACCTGATATAAAGATTGTGGCTGGCCGATACCAAAGAATGAAATGAGTTTATGGTTTCTCGTGCTTGCTTTTTTATTCGCACTTAGCTTTAATTCACTCAAATGTTAAAACTGGATGATTGTTGCGAGCTTCTTTGACAAACTTCATGTACGTTGAACTGGATCAGCTTTCTAAAGGCACAACTGCAGGTTAAACTGAGAAGGTTACATCAACGTTTAGTCCAACTGCGACCCCTACTTCTGAGAGGAAAAACAAATTTGGGGTGCGTTTCTGGGCCATGATGCAAGTTaggtctttctttctttccttctttctttctttccttctttctttctttctttctttctttctttttttctttctttccttctttctttctttctttctttccttctttctttctttctttcttaaactatttattattttttatgttctttcTTTCCTaatctatttattattttatttatgttctttCTTTCCTaatctatttattattttttatgttctttcTTTCCTaatctatttattattttgtttatgttcttcctttctttcctaatctatttgttattttattaatgtattgtCTTGAAGTGGTTTTAAGAGACCAGTCTATTACACGTTACATACTTTACTCTCCGTATCATGACATTTAGTCATAATAGATGTCAGTTGATCCTGCTTGCAAATCGATTCTTAAGAAAGCATGATGAGATAATTAAACCACAAAATATTGACCTATTAGGCTAATCTTACAGTAGACAAGTATAGATTTTTAAAGAGGCAGACTATTGAGCCCCATGAGTCAccaattttgaaataaaaaatgattctgaAGTTGTTGAGCTTACACTTCTTTGCCCTTTTAAATATTATCAACATTATATGTTCTTTGCCTATAGTGTATGTTGGGTCCCAAGGAGCAAAAAAAGATGAAAGGCCTCATGTAATAGAGAAATGTTGACCAGATATCCACATGCTACAGAGTCacgaaaatgaatatttatgctAAACATTCTTATGCAACTAAAGTGTGCTTACccttgtataatttttttttctatgtaCATCCCCATTGACACGATTAATAACTCATTCCCAGCTTTCACCAGGATTAGTTAGAACAGGAAAGGTTTGGGGGAGTGCTTATCTTTAAAATCTGATTGGTTCACCAAAGGTTATGGTAGGGTGAGCGTACACTACAGTCTTTGCCATTGGCATGATCCAGATGGATTTCAGTACATCTCTCAGGTGGGGGTGCGTGTCCATCTGCCCCCTCCATGTTCAAGATAATCCTCTCGCATACCTTTATAGCTGTGAAAAAATAGGGGGCAAGCATGTGGTTACCAAAAAACAACACTGCATCAGTTTTGCACCTAAAAAGCataattttgtttcaaaatgctAAATTGTTTCCATCACCAGTGTTACTGGAATgtgttgttttacatttcagGATTATTACTATTGaccttttttaatgaaataaaataatgcactATATTTTCTatacactttaaataaattagttttttcttaaattatgtgtttgtttgtaaatatgaaaCAGCAGATGTGCATACTCATATTTATCATCAGTGTAgaatatacataaaaacaacTGTAATTTATTAGttaaattttaaaacaaatggatTTTTAAAACCAGGCTTGGCAAATCAAAAGAATGTGTGGTGTGCCCTTCGGTGTCCACTAGGGGGCGTGAAACACTTGGTAAAAGTGTCCCATTGACTTCTTAAAACAACTTGAAGAGATACTTCACCTTAATtgatctgtaaacatttctttgttttgatcaacacacagaaagatatttggaagaatgcttattaccaCAGTTGATTCCCAtagtaatacatttatatttgttttgtactgttgaacacagaagaagacattttgaagaatgtaggacagcaaacagttctgggacacttttgactaccatttgtatttttttcaactATGGCAGTCAACGGGGGGctaaatctgtctggttatatgcattcttccaattatctttctctgtgttcatcagagcaaagacatttatacagatttggaataactcgaaggtgagtaaatgatgtaagaattttcattttttggtgaagtatccctttaatcacAATGTCAACAAAATTCAATGTCAACACAATGTCAACAAAATGTGCAGTATGACTCCAGTATGAATAAAGACTctaaggcccggtttcacagacaaggtttaaagctagtcccagactaaaatgaatgtgtgacatgccttaactgaatataatttgcccagaaatatcttaaaatatatcagcgctattgttttgtttcaagatgcaccgtggtaatgtattcttctaaggcatttttataaaagcgacaaaaatatcttaattcaactaagggtAGTCCTGGTTAAGGCTAAACCGTGTCTACACAACCGGCCTAACAAGATTAACTTTAGAAGATTAAATTAGTGAGCTAATTCAATACACAAACTTGTATTTGAAGtgaaaatatcaatataaaaaatgatcaatGTCTGCTGGGATAAAGGGGCTCGGGCCACAATCAGAAATACACGGACATACAGTTGAACATGtactatatattataaattcagaggtataaaaataaatatttattactcttcaaaatattttctttaaaaacataggctacataaaaaatgcaagtttacattcagaataaaaaaatcgtCCACATGGGTATTATTAAAATATGggtcttaaaatgattttttaaatacacagaatATCTCAAATGTATACATATCTGCAACAAAAGTCACATATTCTAAATGAGTAAAATAAACGTaactatatataaaatgtagtgagtaatatttatcaaatataGTGCCTAttgcaatttcatttttggtcagTAGTTTTTAACAAGTTATTCTTTTCAAAGATAAAGTTCCCACAGAGAGGCACAGCTGGTGTTAAATCCACCTATTCTGTATTTGACTAGATGATCAGTAAAACCTCTTAGAGTCAAGAAATATCTGTCCTAAAGTGTGCAAAAATCTTGCATACCAGTAAACCTCCTTTTTCGGCCCACTGGCCCAATCACAGTGTTGTACAAAACTGTGTTCGTTTTCCACTCCAGCTGTGGCATTTTGCAATTTGCTGCATGTGGTGCTATTGTGTATCATATCAATGAGAGGAGTCTGATCTATGGAATAGATAATAGGGATTTGGGGATTACTTGTAAATTTAATTGAGTTcccatctctctctgtttggAAAAAGCCAAACAAGAGGCGAAAAGGCCAAAATGCCCAGTGTGCAAGTCTGTGATCCTCAACAGATGCGTAGTTGGAAGCCAGCACTCCATCCACGAATAAGTTTCCATGTTCTGTTAAAGGGGCGTAAACCCCTATTCTCTCCTCCAGTGAAATGGAGTTTACCCTAGATGGCTGAATTCCTCCATGCCCCGCAGTAGTAAGTATATAGTCTCCAATCCTAACTTTATTGGCAAATATAGCATGGTACTCATGGTGGTTCATTTTGAGACTAGAAGCCACAAAGATGAGATGATTAGGCGTAAGTGacatttgttttccattttcgATTTCAAAAATAAGGAAAGAGGATCTGCTCTCGATATCACGGTGTAGAAAGAGAAGAACCCGGCTGAGAACAACATCACCTGACCGAGATAAGGAAAGCACCTTTTCTCCAGGCCGCAAACATGACATGGGTTTCTGCACACCCGCAGCCATTGTCACAAGTCCTGATCCTGAGAAACATCCTCCTTTTTCCACTGCCACAGAGTgatctaaaataaaatagaggTCGGACAATCATCTTTAACACAATTACAAGAAATGTATTAAGCATTGCAAAGGTAAATGAAGACCTCACCAGCTTTTACAGAGCAGTGGACGTGATATTTCGATTCATAATGCACCCAGTCAAATCCAGCCTCGACGGCCAACTGTGCAAGAAGGCCATATTTTTTGGTGTCCCGATCTGAGGTGGTTATGTCAACAGCACGGCCCTCATAATGTAAAGAACCGGGAGGGTGGTGGCCATCTTCATCCCAAGCCTCCGTCACTCTCAGCCGAACCCCGGGCCACTGGTTCATTACTGCTATTGCCAGTTTATTGATGCAGTCCTTGCAGCGCTGTGAAGAAGAAAGAgtaaatgacatcatttcaaatCAAGGAGAAGTGTTTTCCACAAAACTAGATGTTCTGTACAGGGCCGACACATTCTAAAGTGTAATTGCTTTGACCAATAGTGACCAGAAGTGACAGTAAATGGTCTAGAGGTGtgcaaaaacagaacagatAGCAAATAACTAGTTTAACAAGTTTCTGGTGTTAGCAAAACCAAAGGTTTTACTGAGAAAAAATTTACACAATTGTGTTTTCATTGTTAGACTTTTGTGCTGGTAGAGCAAATGTCTGCCCAGAATATTCTGCTCTGCTAAAGG includes the following:
- the dhh gene encoding desert hedgehog protein; amino-acid sequence: MTLAPWLRLARLALLTACIYSWLVVHGCGPGPGYGSRPRQRKLTPMSYKQYVPTVSENNLGASGKAEGRITRNSERFNELVCNYNTDIDFKDEEHTKADRFMTKRCKDCINKLAIAVMNQWPGVRLRVTEAWDEDGHHPPGSLHYEGRAVDITTSDRDTKKYGLLAQLAVEAGFDWVHYESKYHVHCSVKADHSVAVEKGGCFSGSGLVTMAAGVQKPMSCLRPGEKVLSLSRSGDVVLSRVLLFLHRDIESRSSFLIFEIENGKQMSLTPNHLIFVASSLKMNHHEYHAIFANKVRIGDYILTTAGHGGIQPSRVNSISLEERIGVYAPLTEHGNLFVDGVLASNYASVEDHRLAHWAFWPFRLLFGFFQTERDGNSIKFTSNPQIPIIYSIDQTPLIDMIHNSTTCSKLQNATAGVENEHSFVQHCDWASGPKKEVYWYARFLHTLGQIFLDSKRFY